TCATTTTTTGGTAGAGAGCAGAAATGACTTTTTTGTGTTCGGTACTATGCAATATTCGTACGGTAAGTGATAACTACCGTATTCAAAATATAGTAAACAATTTACTCTTTAACTATTTTCACTCTTAGCTCAAATCAGTTAAGCTGATCACTCTATCCtttataaaacattttttttgtatcaAAATATGTATTTTGCAAAGAATAACGATAAAATATATGGCTAAAGAAATTTtggtattaaaaaaatcacactactAAATCAATTTCTCTTGATGTGGACATTAAGCCTGGAAAACACGTACAAATTCAAAAGAGCTTGTAAAACACAAAATAACTTAATATCATAATCACTgtttcattcaaattcaaaagatAATTATTCATGTTTTACTCAAACTAGTGGTGAACAGTAAATTCAAAGATCTCGCTTTCAACTCTAACTCATTTTTGAAATGACGTTGATTTGACGAAATCACAATGACATCTTAACTTTGTTGAAGCTCTAAAGTGTAACTTTTGTTAAAATCACGTGGCACATTGTGATTATGTCAAACTCAATCTCAATtcaaacatacactaaattaaagtgtttgcctaattttttttctcattaagTGAGATCAAAGTTTCAAATGCACCAACCAAAGCTTTCACCTTACTCCTCTGAATTTCAACCAGTTTACTAGCTGTTTCCTCAATCATATTATTGGACAATAGTTGTTCATCTTTCTTTCCCTTCAAATCTTGATGTCTTAAAACAACCTTTTCAACACCAGTTATAGCAACAGTTTCATCAGCATCAACCTTAACATCACTAGCGTTGTCCTCCGACACTTTTCCTCTTCCAAATTTAAGCTTCCTTGGACTACTTTTCTCAATTTCAGTTTCAGCCAAATTTTCAGTCTCACCGGTTTGAGGCTTCTCATTTTCCTCAACTTCCAAATCCATAATCTCCGAATTTTCAGTCTCGCCCTTTTGTGGCTTCTCATTTTCCTCAACTTCCATATCCAAAATCTCCGAATTTTCAGTCTCGCCCTTTTGAGGCTTCTCATTTTTCTCAACTTCCGAATCCAAAATCTCCGAATTTTCAGTCTCTTGAGGCTTCTCATTTTCCTCAACTTCCAAAGCCAAAATCTCCGAATTGTCCATGTTTTCTTTTCCATTGTTTGCTAAGCAAGATTCCTCCTCAAGTTCACTTGTTGCATATTTGGATTCCTCTTGATCTTCTTGAGGATTTGAGGACAATTCAATATCAAGGTTTTCATTTTGATCAGATTGAAAAGTTTGGTCTTCAGTTTCTATGATGACATACAAAGTCTTTTCCTCGACCTCATTGTATCGTCCCTCAGGTTCAACTTTTCTAGGCATTGTATGATTCTTAACACGCGACGCAGTTTTCAGGCTCTTGGATATATTAATGCCTGCAATTCTTTTTTGAGAAGATTTTGATGACAAGGAAGCCCTTGGTGAAACCACTTTGATGGAATCTAGATTCATTGAAGTCCTCGTCTTCATGGAATTGGATTTTGATAAAGTTTTGGCCATCTGAGAAGTCCTCGTCTTCATGGAGGTTGATTTCAATAGTGGTTCTTCCTTCTTGGAAGTTGATATTGATGAGGCTCCAATCCTCTTGGAAATTGATGAAATCTCTTGCCTCCTTGTTTTGTAGGTAGACGAATTTTGCACATCTCGAAGAGGTAATGATTGTTTCGCTTTGTTTACCACAACTTCATTGTCAGGTTGAACCAGCCGACCCGGTCCAGTTTTAATTACCTTGGTTATGTCTGAGGCATTAGTTCCCTGGACCCGAGAATCAGCTGATGCTCTGCGTTTGTGCAACGGCATCTTTGTTGGCTCAGAATCAGCTGATGCTTGAAGTTTCACACCTGATGAGACCATTACTTCACCAATGTTCTTCTGCGAGCTTTGGAGCAGTTGTTTTCGTTCGGCTAACTTAGGTATGAAACTTCTTTTATTTGGTTCAATTGCAATGTTCTTCCCATATTTGCAAAAATCATGACAGGAACCGATCGAAGCTCGACGATAATGAGGAACAACTTTTTCTTCATTGTTTCCAGCTGAGGGCCTTCTTAAATGAACGACACGCGACATAGTCACTTCGTCAGAAACCACTGGTACATGAACATATTCCTCTGCCATCATATATTGAAGAAACAATCCTGAAACAACAAAGAAATCATTTACTATTTACATATTTAATGTGATATATGAAATGAAAGTTTATCAATCACTCATCAAATTAAATACTAGAGTATGTTATGCATCAAGAATAATATTGTTCACAAATCATAATCTTTGTCAGTTAcagaaacataattttttttaaaaactgattttgtGATCtctaattcaaattcaaattcgaCATATCCATTTattaagattaaaataaaatgcaaataCTCTCTatcattaaattaaacaaattcaaattcaaatatatatgaTGAAGCAATAAAAGCAATAAGAATTGGCCATAAAAccacaattattattattattattattattattattattattattattattattattattattattattatagaaaagaaaacaaatgaaatcatcaaaaatatgaaaagaaaaactaaGATGTTACTTTCACTCATTAATTTCAGCCACCCAATTTCACAAATATACTTCAACGAACAACATTCTAACTTCtaacaaacaaattttactACATGTATTAGGCGTCTCAATTGTGCATCTATAAGCTTTAACTAACcctaataaaacaaaaagacaCTGATCAAACAAATCAACATACATGGACACCGAATACGATGCCAGAAAAAAGTCACTGTTAATAAGCTTGTGTTTGGTATCATAGTGGTTATGTCAAGATCACGGTGACCCACCATGATTTTTCACAAGCTACAAAGTGTAGCTTTTACAAAATCACACTGGATCATCGTGATTCGTGATTCTGACACCGACAGTTTTACCATGATACCAAAGATACACtaaattaagattaaaaaaaaaaattgaataaaaagacCGAATATATGTTATGTATCGGTGTCGTGTCACTATTGGATAGTTAGACATCACACAAACCTTTGTTGATGCCATAGTTCTAAATTGATGCCATAGTTCTAAATTGCGGCCAGCAGTCACAAGTTTGAGATCCTAACGGCAATTTTGATGGTATAAATCAGCCACATTTTATGGCATTTTGCCACAATATATATTTCACAACCTATGCACAATTGTGatcgcaaccgcaatttaaaaggaaatcaataaagaagaaaaacaacaactttaaaCCTAAAcctttgtcaaaataaaaaacaactttaaaCCTGCTAAATCATTAAAAATAGGTACATTTGGTCAttctcatctttttttttttttaaaaaaaaagctaaattagccaactcaaattggcaccagagagaatcgaacctcagatcTCAAGAGGAGCCGATACCAATACACCAATCCAAGTGGGTTAGGTCATTCTCATCTTAAATCATATACAAGAATGTAATCAAATAATTTCATCCTAAAATATACATAACACACACAAATAATTTCATACATTAtattcagaaagaaaaaatttatcaCCTTATATTGATTCCTCAGCACAAACCCACATCAGAAAATCACAAAAACCATTGTAATGTTGAAGCAAtctccaaaataaaaaacacaccaAAACGAAACCACTTGAAGAAAAAGGGTATACTCATAAACCCTTTTTCCAAAACTTATCAAAATCGCATCTTTCAAAGAACCCACTTATTAtatgaagaaaataaacaaaacccATATGATACTTTTCAGAAAAAACGTAcctttgttttatatataacaACACATTTTCACAGACAGAGAAGAAAGGATTGCTTGAACAGAAAGGCAAGTAAAACGGAACAGAATGTAACAAAATGAAGACACTGAACCAATCCTTTAGAAGGTTTTGTTGAGAATTTGAGATGATGATGAAAGAGATTGCAATTGCAACAATTTCTGGTTTTTGGTTGAACTTGTTTTTTCAGTAGCGCGTTTGTTATatatagaaataaattaaaaaaacaattgagaaaaagatttgatttttttttttttgggcggGCATAAAGACTTTCTTatactttttgctttttatatTCCTAttcctattttttaaaaaaattatgttcccttttgaaagaaagaaataaaatgatactaacaaaaattaagaaagaatgtttttgactaattttttgaaaacaaagaaagaaataaaatacagtAAGAGATATGGAGAGTACTATAAAgaatacataaaattttatgtataaggaattatataaaaaaattataaatttacaggaaatatttttttttagtcgCACAAAATGTacaagaaatatatataaaatagtaTTTGTGTAaaaatggaaatgaaaaaaatagtttgaaaaatcaaattttacaGGGTAGATATAAAGATTTAGTAAACAAATTTTAACACCGACAAAAATATTGATCGTTGATTCGGTACATATAAATGGTTGGAAGTTTAAATTTTAGTgtgtttatcaatttttttaagaacaaaaaatgatatgtaaccaaaaaaaaaaaaaaagaacaaaaaatgatattcattgttgatttaaaatatttgagtgTTAACCATCGTTTAGTTGGTTAATTGTTGATTGACACTG
This genomic interval from Trifolium pratense cultivar HEN17-A07 linkage group LG6, ARS_RC_1.1, whole genome shotgun sequence contains the following:
- the LOC123888678 gene encoding titin-like — protein: MMAEEYVHVPVVSDEVTMSRVVHLRRPSAGNNEEKVVPHYRRASIGSCHDFCKYGKNIAIEPNKRSFIPKLAERKQLLQSSQKNIGEVMVSSGVKLQASADSEPTKMPLHKRRASADSRVQGTNASDITKVIKTGPGRLVQPDNEVVVNKAKQSLPLRDVQNSSTYKTRRQEISSISKRIGASSISTSKKEEPLLKSTSMKTRTSQMAKTLSKSNSMKTRTSMNLDSIKVVSPRASLSSKSSQKRIAGINISKSLKTASRVKNHTMPRKVEPEGRYNEVEEKTLYVIIETEDQTFQSDQNENLDIELSSNPQEDQEESKYATSELEEESCLANNGKENMDNSEILALEVEENEKPQETENSEILDSEVEKNEKPQKGETENSEILDMEVEENEKPQKGETENSEIMDLEVEENEKPQTGETENLAETEIEKSSPRKLKFGRGKVSEDNASDVKVDADETVAITGVEKVVLRHQDLKGKKDEQLLSNNMIEETASKLVEIQRSKVKALVGAFETLISLNEKKN